A single window of Scomber scombrus chromosome 12, fScoSco1.1, whole genome shotgun sequence DNA harbors:
- the LOC133992160 gene encoding opsin-5-like, with protein sequence MEITLKGFPMKVVNIPWRNNNLSNLHTDPPLSEQGETIIGVYLIVLGWLSWFGNSLVMFVLYRQRAALQPTDFLTLNLAISDASISVFGYSRGILEIFNIFKDNGYLITWIWTCQVDGFFTLLFGLASINTLTVISVTRYIKGCHPNKGFCISMNTIAISLICIWTGAMFWSVAPLLGWGSYTDRGYGTCEVDWSKANYSTIHKSYIISILVFCFFIPVMIMLFSYISIINTVKSTNAMSADGFLTTRQRKVERDVTRISIVICTAFIMAWSPYAVVSMWSAWGFHVPSTTSIITRLFAKSASFYNPLIYFGMSSKFRKDIAVLLPCTGQHKEVVHLQHFKNFKPKADAPPLPASPAVQKLEAKYTLKQSNHDSDSGVNSPPQTPPSDPQGVFHIDVPSHIETSEYWCDRL encoded by the exons ATGGAAATAACGTTGAAGGGTTTTCCTATGAAGGTTGTCAATATTCCATGGAGGAATAATAACCTTAGCAATCTGCATACAGACCCTCCTCTATCCGAACAAGGAGAGACTATCATTGGAGTCTACCTGATAGTGTTAG GATGGCTGTCCTGGTTTGGAAACAGTTTAGTGATGTTTGTGCTGTACAGACAACGGGCAGCACTTCAGCCAACAGATTTCCTCACTTTAAATCTTGCCATCTCTGATGCCAGCATCTCAGTATTCGGCTACTCCAGAGGGATTCtagaaatattcaatatcttCAAGGATAATGGATATCTGATCACCTGGATTTGGACTTGCCAG GTAGACGGCTTCTTCACATTGCTCTTTGGTCTTGCAAGCATCAACACCTTGACCGTAATCAGTGTCACCAGATACATCAAGGGATGCCACCCAAACAAAG gtTTCTGCATCAGTATGAACACCATTGCTATATCACTCATCTGCATTTGGACTGGAGCGATGTTTTGGTCTGTTGCTCCGCTGCTGGGCTGGGGCAGTTACACAG ATCGAGGATATGGTACCTGTGAGGTGGACTGGTCGAAAGCCAATTACTCCACCATCCACAAGTCCTACATCATCTCCATCCTCGTCTTCTGCTTTTTCATTCCTGTGATGATCATGCTCTTCTCCTACATCTCCATCATCAACACAGTGAAAAGCACTAATGCCATGTCAGCTGATGGTTTCCTCACCACTCGCCAAAGAAAGGTGGAGAGAGATGTCACAAGG ATTTCCATTGTAATCTGCACTGCTTTCATCATGGCCTGGTCGCCATATGCAGTGGTGTCTATGTGGTCAGCCTGGGGCTTCCATGTGCCAAGCACAACCAGCATCATCACTCGTCTTTTTGCCAAGTCTGCCAGCTTCTACAACCCACTCATCTACTTTGGCATGAGCTCCAAGTTTCGTAAGGACATCGCTGTGCTGTTGCCATGCACGGGACAGCACAAGGAGGTCGTCCATCTGCAACATTTCAAAAACTTCAAGCCCAAGGCTGATGCCCCGCCCCTACCTGCTTCACCTGCTGTCCAGAAACTGGAGGCGAAATACACACTGAAACAGTCCAATCATGACAGCGACTCAGGGGTCAACAGTCCTCCTCAGACTCCTCCATCTGACCCACAGGGGGTCTTCCACATCGATGTGCCCTCGCACATTGAAACATCAGAGTACTGGTGTGACAGGCTCTGA